A single genomic interval of Musa acuminata AAA Group cultivar baxijiao chromosome BXJ3-4, Cavendish_Baxijiao_AAA, whole genome shotgun sequence harbors:
- the LOC135586980 gene encoding probable serine/threonine-protein phosphatase 2A regulatory subunit B'' subunit TON2 isoform X2 — protein MKIPAASSMPWVRNLRRSVSIIYCFVKQKPEEGSISHRVQRLAKHRFMKKQSVLLLNADDLDAIWVCLRENCVIDDSIGDEKMNYEDFCQIASICMEPIGPKC, from the exons ATGAAGATCCCCGCCGCGTCCTCCATGCCCTGGGTCCGGAATCTCCGCCG ATCTGTTTCCATAATATATTGCTTTGTGAAGCAGAAGCCTGAAGAAGGATCAATCAGTCATAGGGTTCAAAGATTGGCGAAGCACCGGTTTATGAAG AAGCAGTCCGTACTTTTACTAAATGCTGATGATCTAGATGCAATATGGGTTTGCTTGAGGGAAAATTGTGTTATTGATGATTCTATtggagatgaaaag ATGAACTATGAAGATTTCTGTCAGATTGCCTCTATTTGCATGGAGCCAATTGGTCCAAAATGTTGA